Part of the Benincasa hispida cultivar B227 chromosome 12, ASM972705v1, whole genome shotgun sequence genome is shown below.
tctcttctttatatattttgcatatttatcgAGAAATTTGCATCCCAAAATTTCCTCACTTCTAAATTGCATGTTTGGCTTAGACaccctctttggctcaatttaaAAGCTGAAGGGCAAAGTAGTAATTTAACCCCAAAAAGGGTCAAAACCAATTTCTCGAATGTCGAGAAAAAGAAAGCGTTCGCCATAAAGTAGGGTTTGGGTTTATTAACTGACCAGTCAACAATGGCGTATAAAACCTTCAAATTTCAAACGCTCTGCAAATTTGGCAGCAATCCAAACTCAGAACCAGACAACGCAGATTAAGTACTTCCTCTGATCCTCTCTCACGTTTCCATTTCCTTTTTTCTGCACTATGTGGCATCTTCAATGGCTTCCAACGCATCCCAATTCCAACCCCTAATTTCAACACCTTCCTTAAATCCTTCCCCTATGAATATGGTTTTGGTTTCCCCTCGCATTCTCCAATTTTCAactcctatttctcctctctctcGAAGGAACTGTCCATGGACGGCCCGAGAAAGGCCGGATTCGGCGTACCGGACGGATCGCGGTCGGAGACGACAACGGCTAGGTTTTGCGATCTCATTGTGAGGTTTGTGGCGATGATTCTAACTTTGGCTGCTGCTGTGGTTATCGGCGTCGATAAACAGACGAAAACGGTGCCGCTTCAACTCGCCGACGCGTTGCCGCCGCTCCACGTTCCGGTTACTGCACGGTGGCATTATTTATCCGCTTTTGTGTAAGTTTTCTTAGCTTTAATTTCTAACGCTAgttcatatattttcaattttataagaatttagtccctaaattttataattttataataatttaattgttgatctttaatatataacaatttagtgtTTATATTCTTTACACTAATAATTTATTTCCtagaatttatcaaaattagatgttaatttttaatactttatgatataaactttatattttataaaaatatcaattctttaattagtttaatattcatttatacATGAAATCTCTTTAAACTTTAGGTCTACAACAGAGACTGAAtcgttataaattttaaagttcagGGACTAGATTGTTACATAATAAAGTTCAAGACtatattgttataaaattagaagTATATAGATTAAATTGTCGAAtttgactaaattgttacttataTGAAAATTCGtgattttcaacatttttttagtcttttttttttaatgaaaaccGAAACTTATGTTAGTACTAAAATTTTTAACTTATAAACAAATTTGACTCTTGGAAGAGTTTATCAAGCTATATGTAAGAACCAACTAAAGTGAGTTTAGTTCTATAGTAATTGAcgctgtaaaaaaaaaaaaaaaaaaaaaccttcacatataaaaaaaatatttaatgaaatttcttacaCGTGTAGATTTGATAAACCGTTGAAAATCGGATTTATGTGTACTATAAAGACTAAATCGTCCTGagataaaattaattgttttcatCTGGTTTAATTAGGTATTTTGTAGTAGCAAACGGAATAGCATGTTCATATGCAGCCTTCTCGCTGGTACTTTCAGCATTAAACAAGGGCAAAAGCAGAGGCTTCATAAGATCGGCGATAATCGTGATGGATATTCTGACGGTGGCGCTGCTGTTCTCCGGCTTCGGAGCTGCCGCTGCCGTTGGCGCCATTGGCCGGCAAGGGAATTCACATCTTAATTGGAACAAAATTTGCAATGTGTTTGGAAGATTCTGTGGCCAAGGAGCTGCCTCTCTTCTCCTTTCCTTGCTTGGAGCGACGTCGTTTCTCGCTCTTTCTGTGCTTTCTGCTTTGAGGCTTCAAAGGGGATTCAAGTGAgaaaccaaataaaaacaaaaacaaaaaacaaaagtttttcaattatattgtCTTGTAATTGTGTAATTTGGCGTTGTTTTTGTTAGATTTaatgagatatttaatatcGTAAATGTGTTATCTTAGAGTATATGTTATGATTATGCTTGGTATTTGAGCCTCTTAATTGTCAATTTGAGTATAATTACATCTTTGATCAACTAGTTAGAGATTCAAATTCATCATACCACTAGTTCAATGTtgacacttttaaaaaatatatatatcatgttTTGGCATGAAAGGCCATAGGATGTGTGAgtttaattcaatttatgccCTCATAATTTGGATTTTATTAGGATCATTATAGCTTGGTTAAATCTTACACGTTATCTTAAATTGtattttactaatttaaaaatcaagtcaacGTGACATAAAATATATTGACAAATCTCTTCCATATGTATATCTGATCTAAGAATCAAATAATCATGATGGATGAAACTTGCGGCCtacttgaaatatataaatcttGAAAGTTTAGTAAGAAAGATTTAAACTGATGTATAACACTTCAATAACTTGTTTTGTATTAGAAATGAGTATTAATTTGAATCCACTTAAGGAGTAAATCGATACATCATATCATAAGATTAATGaaacataattaataattaataattataacaacaacaaatattataaaatttttaacttatttaaaaagtacatatttgattttataaccTTTTTCAAAAAATGCCAACATTTTCAGTGACATTTCTACATGGGACATTTATGTAAAAGTGAGATATCATATTTTAGGATTAGTCTACCATTATTAATGTAATATCCAAGAGTTTAATATTTCAGTACACATAAATAAAATGggttttgaaatttagttaatttattttcaaatatagcaaaatatataTCACATCTATCACTGTCAGctacattttactatatttaaaaatattttgtcaTCTAAAATTAAtgttctaaataaataaaaaaataaacacaaaCATTTCAAAAAGCAaacgtattttttttttaattgaatcaaagacattacaaaataaaaatgaaagaggATAAAGGAAGGTCAGAAATTCCTCTCacaaaggaaagaaatattaaaaaaataaaatgtacaTCATCTTCTACACCAATCCCATCACTATTCTTGATAGCTCTTCTATCTTTAATCCTCAATCATCATTGGGGCATCTTGATGCGTAGTTTATctgggaaaaaaattaaaatcaagaaagatttacattttataattcATCGAACACAACAAATAGTAAAAATCacactattttttaaattaaaattaaaactgaaGTGACATCATGAAAAGCTTAGAACTTACCGTAAATGCGgctaaaaagtgattttttccTTGGGATATTTGGAGAATTACCAACTCCGCCGCAATTTCCCTCGCACTTAGCATTGGCCTCCTCGCCGGCGGCAACGGTGGAGATTTCCAGTGCAGCCACCACCAGAATGCACATTAGAAACACTGCCATCATCTTCTTTCCCATTTTATTTTGTAAGCTTTTATTCTATTTTCTTACAACTTAATtttatagtgttttttttttcttaatttcttaTTTGGTGATGGGATGATTGTTTGAGGAGAAGAGAAGGCCTCTTTATAGGACTCTGCTTATTtgttaaatttagaaaattgaatgctaaaattagttttttttttttttcttttctttttactatTTCTCAGTCACTGGATTTGGAGTAAAAAGTCATGGtttgttttatatttgtttCCTTTGATTGTAATAATGATTGAAAGTGGTACCTcctaaaaaaagaaagtaaatttAGACCTCTTAAAACTAGTTTTTTCTAgtactttattatttaattttaatgaagATTTTCATGTTGCAATCTTGGTggtaaattgaatgtttaatgtttttattatttagattgttctttgatttgaGTTTTAGCTCGACGGAGAGTAATTTAGGTTACATTTGAGATtgttgtagcttttaaaatagtAACTTGCAGTTGTGCTTTTGGAAAAATCAACTgtgaaaagaagtaaaatagtgTTAAGTCAATTTCAGTCTAAACTTCAAAACGTAGGCTAGAATGTTtcgtaaataaatacaaaaacatcttattttagatataataactaaaatagactcataatcaactttaaaaaaattgttattgaaaatttaaacaattgtttagtgtgataaattttgtttattatagattaatttttaaatactaaAGAAAAtagctttatttaaaaaaaatgataacaatttgtttattatagataaattttgtttgttatgctttaaaaaaaattatgcaattaactcatgaaaaatataaaatagatttgattaggtgggaaatagataaatatataaaataaatcttctttttaaaatagaaaattgaaaactaaatattaattaaaaaatttacttGATTTTAGGAGAATCTAAAAGTTAGAGAGGTGTTGCTTTTAAAGTCATCGTGAaattaaagtattttttaaatgtgattttaacaaatttaatttaaatcggTTTTACCAAAAGCAAAAAAGGTTAAGATTTTTCCAAATGACTTTTTGACACAACTAAAGCAATGCCAAATATGGCCTTAGATTAGAATATGATATTTGCATGACTATTTGTAAATCATAAAACGAAACTAAGGGATTCGCTTAGGAACTACAACAACTACGAGGATGAGAGATTGAACCTCTGACCTCTAGGGAGGAAGGTCATGTTAACTATTGTTGGGTAAAGCTCttattttttaaccaaaaacTAAAGAGAGACATTAATTTTCACGTTTTCAATCTATTTTTGGTTAAAATGCCATTTTAATCTTTGTACTTTAAGTTTTATTCCATTTTAATTCATAAACtttaaaatgtcaaattttaGTCATGTGCTTTCATCTTAAAAATAGTATGTgttgttagtttattgtttatttttttcatttaaaagattattttattagcattcctatttataaattttgaaaatatatttaaataatgttgtttcatgcatgaaaattattatttaaccaattttgataaaaaataattttgaaatactaaatttaaaattttttaaagtaaaagtattaaatttaagagggaaaagtactattttagtctctaaattttaaggAATTTGTGCCATTAATCCCTAAGATATCAAATTCGTCATTTTAATCTAAGGGTTttgaaaaatagatttaaaagctTGCTCACATAACATTTATCATTTACAAGGCGTTACCTATGAGCTAAATGAAGCGCAAATTAATTCATGTTTGTAAATGAAGAGTACAACCCAAGTACTTGTTCTGACCCCAAAGGCTTAGATTGGTCACTCTCGTCTTGGCAAAGTCGGGTAATTTGAGGCAAAGTGTAGCCTTACGACACTGAGTAAAGTgtgaattaaacaaatttctaaATTCAAGAATTGGTTCGAGTCCAAAAGGCTTGGATTGGTCAATCTTAACGCTACCGGTTAATCCGAGGCAAACCTCAAGAGGGAAAACTAAGACAGTAAATCTAAGTCTTGCAAGGTCGAAGAAAGTGTGAACTAAACGTCCAAAATAATCTCTTGAGGCAAAGGAGAGATGAAAAGTAGtagacatttttctttttctttttttttttttgataatatgTGGAGCTAAGAAGCACGAACACTTTAGTTTCGCTAGTGTGTATGTGTCTGATACTAGTTGTACAAAGTCAAAATAGGACCAACATTTAATACACATGCATCAATGTTATGAGTGCCAACAAAATCCCACATTGATTAGAAAAAAGAATGATCATGGGCATATAAGTAAGAATAATAATATCCATTGATATGAGGATTTATActcaaagtggacaatatcataccattgtggaggTAAGTTGTCCttatcaattggtattagagtcttGGTCTAAATCTAGCTAGGGGTGAAATACTCATAAAATGAACAAAGAAATTTTAGTGAGTGTTAACACATATATGACAAAGATAATAATGCATCAAACTAACTTTTTAAGTATAGAAACAAATAAACTCATTAGCTTTGAATTTCCTTCTtgtttaaaaatgatatatagtttaaaaaatatatgttttaatcAATGTATCCCTGTCGTATccatattctaaatttttaaaaaatgatgtgTCGTCGTTCGGTGTCGTATTGTATCTATATCCGTGCTTCTTAAATGTAGAGAGGGAAAATTGAACCTCTAACTTACGAAATCGATAGTACAAATGTTATGTCAGTTGAACTATGCTCATTTTAGTAGAAGTAGAAGACAATTCAACTTAGAGTTTGTGCTCAACCAATTTGAATTCTTAAATGTCCAGCCCATGGAAAACCCTCCATATGAATCATAAATCCCAACTTGGCAGTGGTTTACTTCATATTATAGGTGAATTTGAGCTTAGGTGAAATCAGACCAATGTCAGGACTACTTAACCTCAAGATGGACAAATTTGAGGCTAAGCTCAATTCCCAAATAGGCCTTGGACAAGACACGCCACGACCCATAATTGTGCAGCTAAGATTCTGCTCGTGAGCGTAATAGTATTGGCCTGTCTGACTGTGACACCCACTGGTCGAACAGAGACGAAAGTCGGACATAGTGATCCAAGAGTTCCGTGTGGAAGGACTCTCGCTCAACCGATCAAAGGTATGCTGGGGATAATAGGCTGATGACTCCCAAAAGCTCTTATCGACGGAATCGTTTGGTACCTCGATGTCAACTCATCACATCCTGGGGTTGAAGAGGCCTGCCACCTTGCTACCTTTCTGAGCTCCTTCTGTCATCCGACTAAGTCGTCTCCTTCTAGGTGCATTGAATAATGGACCGGACACTTCACTTTACGTATTGACTCTTTGTCCTTTCCTATTCAAATTTCCCGCCACCTCAATCAAGGCGCTGAGGTGGATTTTATTGGCCCAAGCAGGTGCATACTTGCACATATATACGTCGTGAGAATCGGGAGACTTGAAGCATCCGAAGCACAATTCTCCTTCTCTAAACTCTTATTGCATCCTAAAACCTTAGAACTAACTTCAGCATCGGAGACGGAGGTTATTTGTTTAGCAAGTCACATCTTCCCTGATTCAAATTTACAGTTGAAGCACATGTGGGTCAAGTGAGCTTTTGCTTACCCAGTTTGTGCATTAACATGCTATGACATTGAAAACCTAATAATGATAAAAAGGTTATACTCGTTTTCCATGGATAAGCATGATTTTATTCACATTCAAAAGGACAATATGGGTCTAAGAGCTGAAGAAACAGAGATGCAACAGTATATGGAGCACATTACTCAcctcataatatatatatatatatatacaaaccaTACATACAGTGGTGATTCATCAAGAATGAAGGCAATAAACATTTCAATATTGAGGTTTTAAcaaatattgagagaaaaaaaaaatactcaaagAGGAACAGGAAGTTGAAAGCTGACCTCCTCCCTCAGCTATCTTGCAGGGTAGTCTCCTTAATCAGAaccaatttatttcattttgccTCCGCAGTCTGTGCCCGAGAAATGGGAATAGCAGGATTCTTGAACAACATGACATTACCTTCCGAATCAACCGATCCATACTCGACCAGCAATGGATCCATCACAATCCAACATGTTCCAGGATCATCTGTAGGGAATTCCACCCCATAATAGGATAAATGGTCCTGGATGCTGTTTCCAACTACAGATCTGCATTTAAAGGTCCAAAATCGCACGAGTTTTTAAGATGGTTGCTTGTTATATGTTGTGCTATCTCATGCTTCTACCAACATAACTATGATATATTGTGATCAGCATGTTGCTGAAGTTAATCACTCATCAACGTGAAATTTTTTGCTAGAGATTTCAACAACATCAAGGGAAGACGTATAGGACTCAACGAAACAAGTTATTTTAAAGAGACTAGGGATGCTTCACAAAATTGGAAACATTGACAAAACCTCTTGAACTAGGTTGGTTTGGTCAGTTTGACTCTTCTTTTCAGTCATTCGGTTTTCTAAAGCATAAATTACTTGTTTATTAGTTGGatatgaatttcttattttgttgttttgtacAATGGTATTAAAGTTTTACTAATCGAGACAAAGGCTGAAAGATTTACCTGCTACAGTTTGGGTCTTCACCAGAATCATCACAGACTGTCTCAGAGTCGAGGGCAAGACACGTCGATGTAGATGAAGTATCCTGAAGCCATACCTGCAAAAGAGAAAATACATCAGCTCatctagaaaaagaaaaggctaTTGGACTCTAGAtctaagtaatttttttttttagcaaaaatatgCATAATTCACCTATTTGAGTTATATGGCAATTGGTACCTCTCTTGGGAAGTGATGGTATGTTTTCCGACGGAGCATGGAAAAGTAAGGAGGCAAATGGGGCACGATATCATGTCCATGTGTGACTCGAATGGTCTGTGGCAAATGTTTGCTGTAGTATGATGCAAAAGCTGCATTGCCAATGCGAGGTTGGCCAAATGTCACAACTTGAACATTTGAGGAATTATGATTGACCTGTGGAAAAGGTAAATACTCCACTATAAGGTAATTAATCAAATCCCTCCAAAACTAAACACAGATGGCACTAAAACTCGAAGGTGGTAGTCCAAGAAGATCATAACAGGTGATTTTCAGGATTTGCAACACGTAGCTGATTCAAGACAACCTCCATTTCACAAAGATAaccagagaaaaaaaaaagtacttcGCATAAAAAGTTGACAAAGCCAATGAACATAGAATCAAGAATTCCATTAGTCTTTTTCATACTAATACAAGTTGAATCTAAAATATGCAAATGATCATCAACAAATAATCATTCCacagttaaaaaaatattgaccAGTATAGATATCTTCAAGCAAGATGCGAAAAAGTAGttgttgaaaaatgaaaagatttttTGCAAGCCACAACTCACTTACTATAAGATCGAGAGCACAAAAAGCAGCAATTGCTCCTCCCATTGAATGCCCCGTCACAATAATGTCAAGGTCCCCATAAACTTCCTTTGCTTCTTTAACTGCATTTAGAATTGCAGGGCGTATTGTTGTACAATGATAAGCACGATAAAATCCACTATGTACCTAGCATGATAgtagaccaaaaaaaaaaaacaatgtacTTAAAATCCTGCGGAATAATTACAGACCAACGGAGCTTCAAGCACTACACACCTTTGCACCCGGCATTCCAGGATAATCTAAATCTAGCTGCTTCCAGAATAAGTCTTCTATCCAATTCTGTATGCTGCAAAGTTCGTTAATCTATTGGTTTAAAATCAAGGAGACAAaagattaacaaaaaaaaatcacatcaaATCTTGATGGTGTGAAAgggaatatgtttatctttgcAGACAATGGTGGCATTTTtcagaataataataataataataataaacaaaaccaACGCCTAATGACTGATCATTACCAAAGAAATCAGTTTAGAACAAGGAAAATTGAGAGTTCAAAGCAGTAAAAAGGCCCATTAACAAGAACAACGCGAATGAATTAAGAAACTATGATAATTGGACAACATTTCCGTGCAGACTTTTTGGGCTATAGCCAGTGAATCTAAATTATTGCACTTGACGCAAGTGAATTAGCTACATTTAACAtgtaagtttcaaaatattactgTATATGAAATATTGCCCAAAAATTTGGAAATATAGACAATGAAAACGTCAAAAAGTCAAGTTTTTTGAAAGGTATCGTTTATTATTACTCAAAGAAACAGTACAATATCACCTACAATCACAGTCCTCGATCTCAGATGATCGATCCCTCTCCTACCTCTCACTCTCGAGAAGTTTACTCTCAGACTTCCCTACCTTTCTCCTACGCTCTTCCCACAATATAAACCTCACTCCTCCCGCAACCCCTGTGCACCCCACTCTCAACTCCTTTCAATACAGCTAACTCTCACCCATGGTCCCCACAAACACACTTCCCTGCCCTCTCTTATTCTTtctaacatatatatatgtacaaTTGGGGCCTAAAATTACTTCCCACCTCCAAAATCACCTTGTTCTCAAGGTGAAAATCAGGGAATTACTActgaaaatcatcaaatacttCCCAAGTAGCTGCATGTTGTCGCAAGCCCTCCCAACCAATCAATACTTCCCAATGCCCTATAGAAGGAGTTTTGCGATAACCAAAAACCTCTTCTGGTTTGGTAAGCCATTCCATATTATCAAAAAACGGTGGAAGATCATATTGAACTTCTTGTCATGGCCCCATAGCCTTCTTCAACTGGGAAACATAAAACACGGGATGAATGTTTGCCCCAGTACGCAACAATTGATAAGCCAATGTCCCTACACGATCCACAATCTAGTATGGCACAAAATATTTGGGAGGCGATTTCTCATTCCGTCAGCCAGCCACCAAAGTCTGACGATACGGACGAAGCTTCAAATAGACGTGATCCCCAAGAGCAAATTCAACCTCCCTCCTCCTATCAACAAACTTTTTCATCCGACTTTGAGCAGCTACCAAATGATCCTTCAAAACACGCAACATTACATCCCTTTCTTGCAGTTTCTGATCCAAACTAGAATTAGAGGTAGCCTGCTCTCCATAGTAGATCAAAGTTGGAGGTTGTTGACCATACACAACTTGAAATGGCGTAATTCCAATGGAAATGTGAAATGTGGTATTATACCAATATTCTGCCCAGTGCAACCAAGCATGCCACTGTTTAGGTTGATCCCACGGAAACATCGCAAGACCTCTACACTCTTATTCACGACCTCCAATTATCCATCCAACGAGGGATGATAAGTTGTGCTTCGATTTAATTGCGTCCCAACCAGTCAAAACAATTCTTGCCAAAAATTACTCAAAAAGACTTTGTCCCGATCAGAGACAATGGATCTAGGATAGCCATGTAGATGGACTACCTCTTTAACAAACACATCCGCTACCACCTTAGCAGAAAAAGGGTGCTTAAGTCCAATGAAATGACTATATTTAGAAAAGCAGTTCACCACAACCAAGATAGCATCATAACCCTATGATTTGGGCAACCCTTCGATGAAATCCATTGAAACGTCCTCCCAAATAGCATTGGGGATAGACAAAGGCAACAACAACCCTACTAGAGATACGGCCAGAGCCTTATTTCGCGACGAACAGAGCACTCTTCAACAAACTTCTTCACATCATTCTTCATTCCCTCCCAATACAATTCCCCTACTAAGCATTTATAAGTGCGCAACTAACCCGAGTGCCCCCCAAACACCGTATCATGGTATGTGTGCAACATGGTAGGAATCAATATGGAAGTCTTACAAAGCACAATTCTTCCTTTGAACCTCAACACACTTTACTGCACTGAAAAATGAGAGACACTGTCTTCATTGGCAAGCCGTTATTGTACCACAACTTGCAACTTAGGATCATTTTTCACCTCCTCTTTGATCACCTCGATATCCAACAGCGTAGGAACTATCGAATTAGCTAATTCCACCTCCTCCGGCCTCCTAGGCAAAGCGTCAGCTGCCTTATTCTCCACCCCCGGACCATAGAGTACTTCAAAACCATACCCGAGCAACTTGGATAACCATTTTTGATGTTGAGGTTGTACCACGCGCTACAACAACAAATACTTAAGAAAACGTTGATCTGTAACAACCACAAACTTCTGCCCCAACAAATATGGACGTCATCGCTAAACTTGTCCAGAATACTAGCACAAATTTTCTCAGATACTGTTTAAATATCTGGTTCATCAGTGCTTGGAAGGTTGATAGAGCATTAGTCAAACCGAAGGGCATACTAAAAATTCATAATGACTTTCGTGCGTGCGAAATGCAGTCTTCTCCACATCACTTGGGTTCATCCCTGGTGATACCCTGATTTTAGGTCGATCTTAGAAAACCACTTTGCCCCATTCAACTCATTAAATAGCTCTTCAACAACTGGTATCAAAAACTTGTCTGAAATAGTCACACTGTTTAAAGCTCGATAGTCAACACAAAACCTTCATCCTCCATCCTTCTTTTTTACCAATAAGACCAGACTAGAATAGGGGCTGGAACTAGGCTAAATAATTCCTGAAGCTATCATTTTTGCAACCAGCTCTTCTATTTCACTCTTCTGATGATGTGCATAACGATATGGTCTCACATTCATAGGAGAAGCTCCTGTTTCCAAATGAATGTGATGCTTCACTCCTCTCCTTGGAGGTAAATCTCCTGGCCAATCAAAGACATCATCATACTTCAAAATGACTTCAGTTAATGCTTCCTTCGGATtaaaaacatcttcaatgccaTAGAATGCTTCCAGAGTTTCAACCCTTTCCAAAGCACGACATTCTACCAAAAATCCCTGGTCTCTCCCATCCCAGGTCTTCATCATCCTCTTCAGACTGACTTGCATTTTCTTCAGGCTTGGATCACCCTTCAAAACCATCAACTTTCCCCCTAGCATAAATTTCATGGTTAACGTTCTCCAATCAACTTTAGTCACCCCCAACGTGTGTAACCACTGCATTCCTAAGACCATATCCACCCTCCTAATTCCAGAGGCAGAAACTCATCAACAATTGCTAACTCCCCTATCTTCAACCATATTCCTTTACACACTCCTTTCCCCTTAACTGTCATTCCTGATCCCAAAATTACTCCATAATGAGCCATGTCATCAACTTGTAGCTTCAATTCCTCCACCAGACCTTGAGTGATGAAATAGTGAGTAACACCACAATGTATTAGTACAATTACGCATCGATTCAATACTTCCTCACACACCTTCATAGTTCCCGAGTTAGATAACCCAACCACTGAATTCATCGATAATTCCACAGTATTCTCAATCGTCACTGCTAGCAATTCCACCAGCTCAAACTCTTCTTTTGCATCCTCGAATATTTCCAGGTCTTCCACATTATCCTGCACTAGCAGAACCCTCAACTCACGTTGCTCCTTGACCTTACATCGATGCCCCACCGTGTATCGTTCATTACAGCGAAAACATAACCCTTTTTCCCTCCGCAAACGAAATTCTGCATCCGATAAATGCTTTGTCGGACCTTCGCATTTTCCCCCCGTCATTGTTACTCCCCGGAGGGTAATCGTTCTCATCGGAACAATTTCCGGAGGCTTAGTCGCTTCCT
Proteins encoded:
- the LOC120068222 gene encoding lipase-like isoform X4, encoding MRRYIEIRGWLGLFFFACLLVCSIGREPKLMEYRTNSSFVYNHTFAIVMVEYASAVYISDMTALFTWTCSRCHGLTEGFEVVQLVVDVESCLQSYVGVAKNPRAIIIAFRGTRGTSIQNWIEDLFWKQLDLDYPGMPGAKVHSGFYRAYHCTTIRPAILNAVKEAKEVYGDLDIIVTGHSMGGAIAAFCALDLIVNHNSSNVQVVTFGQPRIGNAAFASYYSKHLPQTIRVTHGHDIVPHLPPYFSMLRRKTYHHFPREVWLQDTSSTSTCLALDSETVCDDSGEDPNCSR
- the LOC120068222 gene encoding lipase-like isoform X2; this translates as MEYRTNSSFVYNHTFAIVMVEYASAVYISDMTALFTWTCSRCHGLTEGFEVVQLVVDVESCLQSYVGVAKNPRAIIIAFRGTRGTSIQNWIEDLFWKQLDLDYPGMPGAKVHSGFYRAYHCTTIRPAILNAVKEAKEVYGDLDIIVTGHSMGGAIAAFCALDLIVNHNSSNVQVVTFGQPRIGNAAFASYYSKHLPQTIRVTHGHDIVPHLPPYFSMLRRKTYHHFPREVWLQDTSSTSTCLALDSETVCDDSGEDPNCSRSVVGNSIQDHLSYYGVEFPTDDPGTCWIVMDPLLVEYGSVDSEGNVMLFKNPAIPISRAQTAEAK
- the LOC120068245 gene encoding CASP-like protein 1E1 — translated: MDGPRKAGFGVPDGSRSETTTARFCDLIVRFVAMILTLAAAVVIGVDKQTKTVPLQLADALPPLHVPVTARWHYLSAFVYFVVANGIACSYAAFSLVLSALNKGKSRGFIRSAIIVMDILTVALLFSGFGAAAAVGAIGRQGNSHLNWNKICNVFGRFCGQGAASLLLSLLGATSFLALSVLSALRLQRGFK
- the LOC120068222 gene encoding lipase-like isoform X3 — its product is MTALFTWTCSRCHGLTEGFEVVQLVVDVESCLQSYVGVAKNPRAIIIAFRGTRGTSIQNWIEDLFWKQLDLDYPGMPGAKVHSGFYRAYHCTTIRPAILNAVKEAKEVYGDLDIIVTGHSMGGAIAAFCALDLIVNHNSSNVQVVTFGQPRIGNAAFASYYSKHLPQTIRVTHGHDIVPHLPPYFSMLRRKTYHHFPREVWLQDTSSTSTCLALDSETVCDDSGEDPNCSRSVVGNSIQDHLSYYGVEFPTDDPGTCWIVMDPLLVEYGSVDSEGNVMLFKNPAIPISRAQTAEAK
- the LOC120068222 gene encoding lipase-like isoform X1 is translated as MRRYIEIRGWLGLFFFACLLVCSIGREPKLMEYRTNSSFVYNHTFAIVMVEYASAVYISDMTALFTWTCSRCHGLTEGFEVVQLVVDVESCLQSYVGVAKNPRAIIIAFRGTRGTSIQNWIEDLFWKQLDLDYPGMPGAKVHSGFYRAYHCTTIRPAILNAVKEAKEVYGDLDIIVTGHSMGGAIAAFCALDLIVNHNSSNVQVVTFGQPRIGNAAFASYYSKHLPQTIRVTHGHDIVPHLPPYFSMLRRKTYHHFPREVWLQDTSSTSTCLALDSETVCDDSGEDPNCSRSVVGNSIQDHLSYYGVEFPTDDPGTCWIVMDPLLVEYGSVDSEGNVMLFKNPAIPISRAQTAEAK